Within the Orenia metallireducens genome, the region ACATACTTCCTTTTACCGTTATATTCCCACCAGAAATAATATTTCCTGCAATGTTACCAGCTAATAGTAGAATATCAGCACTATTCGAATAGATACTGCCATTAAGATCCCCTTCTGGACTAAAAGTCTCACTCCCAGCATAGTATATTATTAAATTATCTTTGTTATCAAATTGCCCTATTACACCACTATCATTAATATCAAGTTGATTTTCAAGATAAACCTTCACTACCCTCATGGTATTTGCTCCAACTTTTTTTTCTAGCTTTATTCTCCCATTGTCATGAACTACCAAATTATTCACCAAGATTGCTCTTCCTTCTTCTCCAACTTTTACTATCAACTCTCCATTGTCATTAACCACTATTTGATTATAAGAACTGTCATTACTAATCACTGCTTGTTGATTATCGCTAAGGGTTAAATCCTTATTTTCTCCTAATCCTTCTGGCATTTGAGGAAAAGCAGGCATGATATAACTAGAAGGAATGATTGTTTTAACTTCTCCCTTTATACTATTATTTTCTAAAAGAGCCTTAATAAAGCTATCTGCAGTCCCTTCTCCTACATAAGAATCTCCACCTACCTTAATCCCACTTCCAATCGTTAAATTATCCTTATTAGCAATAGTATTAAATTTAAAGCCACTATCAATCTCAACATTTTCTTTTAAATTAAGACCATGTAAAGCAATTATAGCTTGGCCAAAATCAATCCCTGGTATATATCTTTTTGGAATCATCTCAACCATAACCTGGCTTGTCTGTTCTCCAGCCCTTCCTTCTGCAGTTATCCGCAAATCTTTTCTAAAATAACTACCATCACCATTAATAAATTTCTTAACTATTTTAGCATTAACCCGATATTCTTTATCAGTATCTCTTCCAAAACTATGCCATTGACTCCATCTACCATCATCAATATTATCAAAATAGTTTTCAATTGTAGAAACGTTTTCCTTTTCAACCCAATCTCTCATTGAAATAGCTACAGAATGAGCAATATAATAGGCCTCTGTCCTAGCTGAATCATTAACAGTTTGTCTAATATGTGATACTGTCATTGAAGTTAAAACAGTAGCAAAAACAGTTAACGCCATTAAAACTGACATGACTAAAAAAGTGCAGACCCTTCTTCTAAACTATATAATTTATCAATAATACCTTTTACCTCCTATATAGATGTATAATTTTAAAATTAGTAAAAATCTTAAGAAAATTTTTTTCCACAGATCTACACAGCGCCCTGAATGAAGTGTTCTTTACTTCATAAAGAAGTACTCTTGGGGTAATTTTCCTGGATTAGTTCAAAACCTTTTTAAACAATAAATTTTTTCTCTTTATCTGTGTTAATCTGTGGCTAATAATATTTTGACTTCACTTTAAAGTTGGGTTACTATACTACAAAAATAAACCTATATACCAATTGATAATATCTTCTCCCCACAATATCATCAATAAAGCTGCCATTGCAATAAATGGACCAAAAGGGATTCTATCCTTTCTCCCCTTAATACCTGTTATCATCAATCCAACACCTATCACTGAACCTATAAATGCTCCAAGAAAGATAGTAGCTACAGCATACTTCACTCCAATAAAAGCACCTATCATCGCTATCAGTTTTACATCTCCTACACCCATACCACCTTTGCTAATAATTACTATCAACAATAAGATAGCTGCTGGTATTAAAAGGCCTAAGAGTGCAGAATAAAGGGTCTGATATTCAAAGAAAAGGGCGAAAATGAAACCTAGTACAATTCCAAAATAATTAAGGTAATCAGGAATAATCATATACTTTAAATCAATCAGACTAGATACTATTAATAGGCAGGCTAAGACTACGTAGATTAATAATTCAATACTTAGTTTATATTTCCAGTATAGAGCAAAAAAAATTATTCCTGTCAATATCTCAACTAGAGGATATTGATAAGAAATATTCTCACTGCAATAGCGGCATTTTCCTTTATTAAAGAGAAAACTGAATATAGGTATTAAATCAAAAGCCTTTAAATTAGTCTGACAATTTGGACAATGTGATGGTGGAAAAACAATTGACTCTTCTCTAGGTAATCGGTAGATTACTACATTTAAAAAACTTCCTATGATTAATCCATAAATAAATACTATACTTGCTATGAACATTGTTATCACTCATTTCTATAGTAATTATTATTTAAGACCCTACTTTTTAATAGAAGGTCAGATTTTATAATTATACAATATTATAAATTATTCTTCTTTATTCTCCACTTCCACTAAGCTTTATAGTACCAGCTTCTTCATTAGAAGCGGTACTTGATGTTGTACTTACAGCTTTATCTCCAACATAATATTTAGTAGTGCTTTTTGCAGTAATTTCAAATATATACTGATATGTATCATTAGTAGTATTATTAGTATACGAATAAGTAGCTTGAGTTGCTACTGGATTAGTACCAGTTATAAGTTCTTTTAAATCTTCAACAGTATCTGACATTCCAACCTTTGTTAGCTCAATATCTAAATCAGTATAATTAGTAACTTCAGGGTACTTATCTTCCTGTGCAAAATACATTTCCATGGCAGTTCTCAAAGTACCACCTACAGTAGTTATTTTAGCCTCTTTAGCTTTAGTTTTTGCACCACTCAATTTGGGAATAGCAATCCCTGCCAAAATACCTAAGATAGCAATAACAATCATTAATTCAATTAAAGTAAAACCTTCCTCACTACTGTTCATCATTCTTCTTATCTTACTAACCATTTATTTCACTCCTTATTTCTATGATATTATCCTTCCAAAAAGATAATCGTAAAAACATTAAAGCTGACCTCCTAGATAGAAATAAGCTACTTTGCTTATCAAAAGTCGGTAGTCAGAAATAATTTAATAAACTACTTCTCATTTCTAATCCTTCATAATTTATTCTCAATTAA harbors:
- a CDS encoding prepilin peptidase, which produces MFIASIVFIYGLIIGSFLNVVIYRLPREESIVFPPSHCPNCQTNLKAFDLIPIFSFLFNKGKCRYCSENISYQYPLVEILTGIIFFALYWKYKLSIELLIYVVLACLLIVSSLIDLKYMIIPDYLNYFGIVLGFIFALFFEYQTLYSALLGLLIPAAILLLIVIISKGGMGVGDVKLIAMIGAFIGVKYAVATIFLGAFIGSVIGVGLMITGIKGRKDRIPFGPFIAMAALLMILWGEDIINWYIGLFL
- a CDS encoding type II secretion system protein; this encodes MVSKIRRMMNSSEEGFTLIELMIVIAILGILAGIAIPKLSGAKTKAKEAKITTVGGTLRTAMEMYFAQEDKYPEVTNYTDLDIELTKVGMSDTVEDLKELITGTNPVATQATYSYTNNTTNDTYQYIFEITAKSTTKYYVGDKAVSTTSSTASNEEAGTIKLSGSGE